The proteins below come from a single Ruegeria sp. THAF33 genomic window:
- a CDS encoding cobalamin biosynthesis protein yields the protein MIVAGLGFSSAATVDSLRAVFDTAAANHDVAALATVADKEGHSALTTFAEELSLPLHFVAAADLAGQRTLTCSNRSRATYGTGSVAEASALAAAGKLFGPGARLLSPRQISDDRLATCAIAIGGQT from the coding sequence ATGATCGTTGCCGGTTTGGGATTCTCGTCCGCCGCCACTGTTGACAGCTTGCGCGCCGTATTTGACACGGCGGCCGCAAACCACGATGTCGCCGCCCTGGCAACCGTTGCCGACAAGGAAGGTCATTCGGCCCTGACGACCTTTGCCGAAGAACTGTCACTTCCCCTGCATTTCGTTGCCGCCGCCGATCTGGCCGGTCAACGTACACTCACCTGCTCGAACCGCAGCCGCGCAACCTATGGCACCGGAAGCGTGGCCGAAGCATCCGCATTGGCGGCCGCCGGAAAACTTTTTGGCCCGGGTGCGCGGCTGCTTTCACCCAGACAGATTTCAGACGACCGGCTGGCGACCTGCGCCATAGCCATCGGAGGACAGACATGA
- the cobM gene encoding precorrin-4 C(11)-methyltransferase, with protein sequence MTVHFIGAGPGAADLLTLRGRDIIASCPVCLYAGSLVPEEILGHCPEGARIVNTAPMDLDQIMAEIEAAHQAGQDVARLHSGDLSVWSAMGEQIRRLKEMGIPVSVTPGVPSFAAAAAALGTELTLPGLAQSVVLTRTPGRASSMPEGETLENFAHTGATLAIHLSIGNLDNVIADLTPAYGADCPVAVVYRASWPDERIIRATLGTLKAALDDSISRTALIMVGPALAGEGFDESCLYSKDYDRRYRPQSAESPWSSWSHGDD encoded by the coding sequence ATGACCGTTCATTTCATCGGCGCCGGACCGGGCGCCGCCGACCTGCTGACGCTGCGCGGGCGCGACATCATCGCATCCTGCCCCGTTTGCCTTTATGCGGGTTCCCTAGTTCCGGAAGAAATTCTTGGCCACTGCCCCGAAGGCGCAAGGATCGTGAACACCGCGCCAATGGATCTGGATCAGATCATGGCCGAGATCGAGGCCGCACATCAGGCCGGCCAGGATGTGGCCCGTCTGCATTCGGGCGACCTGTCGGTCTGGTCGGCGATGGGGGAACAGATCCGCCGCCTCAAGGAAATGGGCATCCCGGTCAGCGTGACCCCAGGCGTTCCGTCCTTTGCGGCGGCTGCGGCGGCTTTGGGAACCGAACTGACTCTGCCCGGGCTGGCGCAATCCGTGGTTCTGACCCGAACGCCGGGCCGTGCATCTTCTATGCCCGAAGGCGAGACGTTGGAAAATTTCGCACACACAGGGGCGACACTTGCCATTCATCTGTCCATCGGCAATCTGGACAATGTCATTGCCGATCTGACCCCGGCCTATGGGGCCGACTGTCCGGTCGCCGTGGTCTATCGCGCAAGCTGGCCGGATGAACGGATCATCCGCGCGACGCTGGGAACGCTAAAAGCGGCGCTGGATGACAGCATCTCGCGGACTGCGTTGATCATGGTTGGTCCGGCGCTGGCGGGCGAAGGTTTCGACGAAAGCTGCCTGTATTCGAAAGATTACGACCGCCGCTATCGCCCGCAAAGCGCCGAGAGCCCCTGGTCAAGCTGGAGCCATGGTGATGATTAA
- a CDS encoding cobyrinate a,c-diamide synthase has product MVMINPPGLLISAPSSGTGKTTVMLGLLRAFAEDGLTVQPFKSGPDYIDPAFHRAASGRASFNLDSWAMGDPLLNAISAQAEGADIVVAEGSMGLFDGVAKPGELGHGSSAETAARMGWPVVLVLDVGGQAQSAAATALGFRMYNPDLPFAGVILNRCASPRHERLTRLGMERAGLPVLGVLPRRGDLTLPERHLGLIQAVEHPDLESAIVGYAAFLREHVDLEAIKRAASSGPIGPSSDALPRPPAQRIALARDAAFSFTYPHLLEGWRAAGAEILPFSPLANEAPAADADLVWLPGGYPELHAGTLAAAQTFLAGLRKHAETRPVHGECGGYMALGHALIDKDGVRHEMAGLLGLVTSYQKRKFNLGYRKAELLAPMPGFARNAALRGHEFHYSSIVDQPDPPLARVFDAEGAEGPQTGSVRGNVTGTFFHLIAEATA; this is encoded by the coding sequence ATGGTGATGATTAACCCTCCGGGCCTTCTGATTTCAGCACCGTCCTCGGGCACGGGCAAGACAACGGTCATGCTGGGCCTGTTGCGCGCGTTCGCCGAGGATGGCCTGACCGTTCAACCGTTCAAGAGCGGACCGGACTATATCGACCCCGCCTTCCACCGAGCCGCGTCCGGGCGGGCTTCGTTCAATCTTGACAGCTGGGCGATGGGCGATCCTTTGTTGAACGCGATCTCCGCGCAGGCCGAAGGCGCCGACATCGTGGTGGCAGAAGGTTCGATGGGCCTGTTCGATGGCGTGGCCAAGCCGGGTGAGTTGGGTCATGGGTCCAGCGCCGAGACCGCTGCACGGATGGGTTGGCCGGTTGTGTTGGTGCTGGATGTCGGCGGCCAGGCGCAATCTGCGGCGGCAACCGCGCTGGGGTTCAGGATGTACAACCCCGATCTGCCCTTTGCCGGCGTCATTCTAAACCGCTGTGCCAGCCCCCGGCACGAGCGCCTGACCCGGCTGGGGATGGAACGCGCAGGCCTGCCGGTTCTGGGTGTGCTGCCGCGCCGAGGCGATCTGACCCTACCCGAGCGGCATCTGGGGTTGATCCAGGCAGTCGAACACCCGGATCTGGAAAGCGCCATCGTGGGCTATGCCGCATTTCTGCGCGAACATGTGGATCTCGAGGCGATCAAACGGGCGGCTTCCTCAGGCCCCATTGGGCCATCGTCAGACGCGCTGCCGCGCCCTCCAGCCCAGCGGATTGCATTGGCACGGGATGCGGCTTTTTCTTTTACATATCCACATTTGCTGGAAGGCTGGCGCGCCGCCGGGGCCGAAATCCTACCCTTCTCGCCACTGGCTAATGAAGCCCCGGCGGCGGATGCCGATCTGGTCTGGCTTCCCGGCGGATATCCTGAACTGCATGCCGGGACATTGGCTGCTGCCCAAACCTTCCTCGCGGGTCTGCGCAAGCACGCGGAAACAAGGCCTGTGCATGGCGAGTGCGGTGGATACATGGCGCTGGGTCATGCGCTGATCGACAAGGATGGCGTGCGGCATGAAATGGCTGGCCTGCTGGGGCTGGTGACGTCGTACCAAAAACGCAAATTCAACCTAGGCTATCGCAAGGCCGAACTTTTGGCCCCGATGCCGGGATTTGCGCGGAATGCAGCGCTGCGCGGGCATGAGTTCCACTATTCCTCGATCGTGGATCAGCCTGACCCGCCGCTGGCCCGTGTGTTTGATGCCGAAGGCGCAGAGGGACCTCAGACCGGCTCCGTTCGCGGCAATGTCACAGGTACGTTCTTTCACCTGATTGCGGAGGCAACTGCATGA
- the cobF gene encoding precorrin-6A synthase (deacetylating), with product MIDLSLIGIGTGNPDHVTFQGAQAIRSADLILIPRKGENKADLAGLREDIIDRVTETPPRVAYFDIPKRRADDGYLRGVDEWHDAIALRWQEAIEAHPEAQHIALLIWGDPSLYDSSLRIAARLDPKPNTRVIPGITALQALTAAHAIPINDLGAPYVVTTGRRIRDEGWPETASKVAVMLDGECSFQSLRMAEYDIWWGAYVGMKEELLISGPLDQVAQRILDTRARARADHGWIMDIYLLKKRDVQQRAANTDS from the coding sequence ATGATTGATCTGAGCCTGATTGGCATCGGCACCGGCAACCCGGATCACGTGACCTTTCAGGGCGCGCAGGCGATCCGGTCGGCCGATCTGATTCTGATCCCCCGCAAAGGCGAAAACAAGGCCGATCTGGCCGGGCTGCGTGAGGACATCATTGATCGGGTAACCGAAACACCACCAAGGGTAGCCTATTTTGACATCCCAAAGCGCCGGGCGGATGACGGCTATCTGCGCGGTGTGGACGAATGGCACGACGCCATTGCGCTGCGCTGGCAAGAGGCGATCGAGGCCCACCCGGAGGCGCAGCACATTGCGCTGCTGATTTGGGGCGACCCGTCCCTGTATGATAGTTCGCTGCGCATTGCGGCGCGGCTGGACCCCAAGCCCAACACCAGGGTGATCCCGGGCATCACGGCCTTGCAGGCTTTGACAGCGGCTCATGCGATCCCGATCAATGACTTGGGCGCACCCTATGTCGTGACCACCGGGCGCCGTATCCGGGATGAAGGCTGGCCTGAAACCGCTTCGAAAGTCGCCGTCATGCTGGACGGGGAATGTTCGTTCCAGTCCCTCAGGATGGCAGAGTATGACATCTGGTGGGGGGCCTATGTGGGCATGAAAGAAGAACTGCTGATCAGCGGCCCTTTGGATCAGGTCGCGCAGCGGATCCTTGACACGCGCGCCCGCGCCCGAGCCGACCATGGCTGGATCATGGATATCTACTTGCTGAAGAAACGCGACGTGCAGCAGCGCGCGGCGAACACGGATTCGTGA
- a CDS encoding CaiB/BaiF CoA-transferase family protein: protein MAASEGPLKGVKVLDLSRILAGPTCTQLLGDLGASVIKIENPATGGDDTRQWGPPYVSDAEGNRSDLSAYFMSANRNKKSVALDISSVEGQAEIRRLASHADILIENFKPGGLTKYGLDYATLSQAFPSLVYCSISGYGQTGPNASKPGYDLMAQGYGGIMSLTGDPEGAPMKVGVGIADVMCGMYATVGILAALRHRDLTGEGQQIDLALVDSQIAWLINEGVNYLTSGNVPQRRGNGHPNIVPYDVYETADGHVILAVGNDGQFRKLCNFINAPELADDPRFATNPARLEHRDALNLILRPAVKALDTQTVISGLEAVKVPVGPVQTLDQVFNTEQVAARQMQIAMQAQPGQVNLIGNPLNLSRTPVTYRNAPPVCGADTEAVLNAENPFED from the coding sequence ATGGCCGCATCTGAAGGCCCGTTGAAGGGTGTCAAGGTTCTGGACCTTAGCCGGATCCTGGCAGGCCCGACATGCACGCAGCTTCTGGGTGATCTGGGCGCAAGCGTCATCAAGATCGAAAACCCGGCAACCGGGGGCGATGACACGCGGCAATGGGGCCCGCCCTACGTTAGCGATGCCGAGGGCAACCGCTCGGATCTGAGCGCCTATTTCATGTCTGCCAACCGCAACAAGAAATCCGTCGCGCTGGATATCTCCTCGGTCGAGGGTCAGGCGGAAATCAGACGCTTGGCGTCACATGCGGACATCCTGATAGAAAACTTCAAACCGGGCGGGCTGACCAAATACGGGCTGGACTATGCCACCCTGTCGCAAGCGTTTCCAAGCCTCGTATACTGTTCAATCTCGGGCTACGGCCAAACCGGCCCGAATGCCAGCAAGCCCGGCTATGACCTGATGGCGCAGGGCTATGGCGGGATCATGTCGCTGACCGGCGACCCCGAGGGCGCGCCCATGAAGGTGGGTGTTGGCATCGCCGACGTGATGTGCGGAATGTATGCAACCGTGGGTATCCTGGCCGCGCTGCGCCACCGCGACTTGACCGGCGAGGGCCAGCAGATCGATCTGGCGCTGGTGGATTCTCAGATCGCCTGGCTGATCAATGAAGGCGTCAACTATCTGACGTCAGGCAATGTTCCGCAACGGCGCGGAAACGGGCACCCCAACATCGTCCCTTATGACGTCTACGAAACCGCCGATGGGCACGTGATTCTCGCGGTTGGAAATGACGGCCAGTTCAGAAAACTCTGCAACTTCATCAATGCTCCTGAACTGGCAGACGATCCGAGATTCGCGACCAACCCGGCCCGATTGGAGCATCGTGACGCGCTGAATTTGATTCTTCGCCCCGCTGTGAAAGCGCTGGACACCCAGACCGTCATTTCCGGTCTGGAGGCTGTCAAAGTGCCCGTCGGCCCGGTGCAGACGCTGGATCAGGTGTTCAACACGGAACAAGTGGCCGCAAGACAGATGCAGATTGCCATGCAGGCCCAGCCGGGTCAGGTCAACCTGATCGGGAATCCTCTGAACCTGTCTCGGACACCTGTAACATATCGTAACGCCCCGCCGGTCTGTGGGGCCGATACTGAGGCTGTTCTGAACGCCGAAAACCCGTTCGAGGATTGA
- a CDS encoding thiamine pyrophosphate-binding protein, giving the protein MQDPSPRSADILAQRLYEAGCRHAFGMPGGEVLTLVDALEKAGITFHLTKHENSAGFMAEAVHHRDGAPAILVATLGPGAMNGINVVANALQDRVPMVVLTGCVDADEALTYTHQVMDHSRVYRSITKGTYTLTAKGADIIADKAVSLAMQPRPGPVHIDVPISVADTPVNGVKRRRLAKVAPVSPGGECLEKARRWVAEAERPIAIIGLDVLYDDSRSVVQAFLEHFGIPFVTTYKAKGVVPEDHALCLGGAGLSPLADKHLVPLIEQSDLVLCLGYDPIEMRPGWREIWDPEEKRVIDISAVVNDHYMHQAGLNLVAHTGETLEAIAKGNPARETWPGNEPEQVKAALAKAFPTDDNWGPAAVIAETRAVLPPETLATADSGAHRILLSQMWACSEERGLIQSSALCTMGCALPMAIGLKLAEPDRPVISFSGDAGFLMVAGELSTAAEMGGNPIFLVFVDASLALIELKQRQRQMRNTGVDFGHHDFAAMGRAFGGNGHTVRNRPELRAALEAAVKAKTFTVIAAEVERGGYDGRI; this is encoded by the coding sequence ATGCAAGACCCCTCGCCCCGCTCTGCGGATATTCTGGCCCAACGCCTTTATGAAGCGGGGTGCCGACACGCATTCGGGATGCCGGGGGGCGAGGTCCTGACGCTGGTCGATGCGCTGGAAAAGGCTGGGATCACCTTTCATCTGACCAAGCACGAAAACTCTGCCGGGTTCATGGCCGAGGCCGTTCATCATCGCGACGGTGCACCTGCGATTCTGGTGGCCACTCTGGGTCCGGGCGCAATGAACGGGATCAATGTCGTGGCGAACGCTTTGCAGGATCGTGTGCCGATGGTCGTTCTGACCGGATGCGTCGATGCGGACGAAGCGTTGACCTATACCCATCAGGTCATGGATCACAGCCGGGTTTATCGCTCGATCACCAAAGGCACTTATACGCTGACAGCCAAAGGCGCGGATATCATTGCCGACAAGGCGGTGTCGCTGGCCATGCAGCCACGACCCGGTCCGGTTCATATCGACGTCCCGATCTCGGTTGCCGACACGCCTGTTAACGGCGTGAAACGCCGCCGGCTGGCCAAGGTCGCGCCGGTCAGCCCCGGTGGTGAATGCCTTGAGAAGGCCCGCCGCTGGGTGGCCGAGGCCGAACGCCCCATTGCCATCATCGGCCTGGATGTCCTCTATGACGACTCGCGCAGTGTCGTGCAGGCGTTCCTTGAGCATTTTGGCATTCCTTTCGTGACGACCTATAAGGCCAAAGGCGTCGTGCCCGAGGATCACGCGCTGTGTCTGGGTGGCGCGGGGCTGTCGCCGCTGGCTGACAAGCATCTTGTGCCTCTGATCGAACAATCGGATCTGGTATTGTGCCTGGGATATGACCCGATCGAAATGCGCCCCGGCTGGCGTGAGATCTGGGATCCGGAAGAAAAGCGCGTCATCGATATCTCTGCCGTGGTCAACGACCACTACATGCATCAGGCTGGATTGAACCTTGTTGCCCACACGGGCGAGACATTGGAGGCAATCGCCAAGGGCAACCCGGCGCGTGAAACATGGCCGGGCAACGAACCCGAGCAGGTCAAGGCCGCGCTGGCAAAGGCCTTCCCCACCGATGACAACTGGGGGCCCGCTGCCGTCATTGCCGAAACCCGCGCCGTCCTGCCGCCTGAAACACTGGCCACGGCCGACAGCGGCGCACACCGCATTCTGCTGAGCCAGATGTGGGCGTGCAGCGAAGAACGCGGGCTGATCCAGTCCTCGGCGTTGTGCACGATGGGGTGCGCCCTACCCATGGCCATTGGCCTGAAACTGGCCGAACCCGACCGCCCGGTGATCAGCTTCTCGGGGGATGCGGGGTTCCTGATGGTTGCGGGCGAGTTGTCGACAGCGGCTGAAATGGGCGGCAACCCGATTTTTCTGGTCTTCGTGGATGCCAGCCTTGCCCTGATCGAGCTGAAACAACGCCAGCGACAGATGCGCAACACAGGCGTGGATTTCGGCCATCATGATTTTGCCGCCATGGGCCGGGCCTTTGGCGGCAATGGCCATACGGTTCGCAACAGGCCAGAGTTGCGCGCCGCGCTGGAAGCTGCTGTAAAGGCTAAGACATTTACGGTGATTGCTGCTGAAGTTGAGCGTGGAGGCTATGATGGCCGCATCTGA
- the cobA gene encoding uroporphyrinogen-III C-methyltransferase: MSGFVSFIGSGPGDPELLTLKAVDRMKKADAILFDDLSSGPILSHAREDADLVGVGKRAGRPSPKQDHVSRLLVDYAQTGQHVVRLKSGDGGMFGRLEEELVALRDAGIEFEIIPGVPSAVAAAAAAGIPLTRRLTARRVQFVTGHDVSGALPNDLNLTALADSQATTVVFMGKRTFPLLAEALHSHGLPLDTPALMAESVSTPDQKLTRATIGALAEQLKSEIGTAPALILYGPLAEFEDD, translated from the coding sequence ATGAGCGGATTTGTCTCTTTCATCGGCTCGGGCCCCGGCGATCCGGAACTGCTGACGCTGAAGGCCGTCGACAGGATGAAAAAAGCCGATGCGATTTTGTTCGATGACCTCAGCAGCGGGCCGATTCTGAGCCACGCGCGCGAGGACGCCGATCTTGTGGGCGTGGGCAAACGGGCAGGTCGCCCCTCGCCCAAACAGGACCATGTCAGCAGGTTGCTAGTGGACTACGCCCAGACCGGCCAACATGTCGTGCGGCTGAAATCCGGCGATGGCGGCATGTTCGGGCGGCTTGAAGAAGAGCTTGTTGCCCTTCGTGATGCGGGCATTGAATTCGAGATCATCCCCGGCGTACCGTCTGCGGTGGCTGCCGCTGCTGCTGCAGGCATCCCGCTGACGCGTCGTCTGACCGCACGGCGGGTGCAGTTCGTGACGGGACATGACGTCAGTGGCGCGTTGCCGAACGACCTGAACCTGACAGCCTTGGCCGATTCTCAGGCCACCACTGTCGTATTCATGGGTAAACGTACTTTCCCGCTTCTGGCAGAAGCGCTGCATTCACACGGCCTGCCTTTGGATACGCCTGCTTTGATGGCTGAATCTGTTTCGACCCCGGATCAGAAGCTGACGCGCGCCACCATCGGTGCCCTGGCCGAACAGCTGAAATCCGAGATCGGCACGGCTCCGGCCCTGATCCTTTACGGGCCGCTGGCGGAGTTCGAAGATGATTGA
- a CDS encoding OpgC family protein: MATISPASDFVPAAAPAAAPASARDPRLDFYRGIAMFIILIAHIPNDPWAKWIPARFGYSDATEIFVFCSGMASAIAFGGAFLRKGWWMGTARVAYRIWQVYWAHIALFFFVAMTMAALDQTGAFEKTYVSSLNLQHFFNDPAPQLVGIFTLTYVPNYFDILPMYLVVLALMPLYMALYRVSFWLMAAVCVAIWFIAQTGALALPAEPWSERQWFFNPFGWQLLFFTGFAFMRGWIPAPPVSKSLIWVAIAFVVLSAPFGSWKVFTWINTAAPELGAVIRKGWPLTEELRGKTEFGLLRYVHFLSLAYLGWVAAGEHGHRLIATGHGVGARIWQFLLAVITKVGQQSLAVFVFSMAAARLIGVALDQAGRDVATVFIANMIGFAMIIGVAYLAAWFKSQPWKSKK, from the coding sequence ATGGCGACCATATCGCCCGCTTCTGATTTTGTACCCGCTGCGGCCCCGGCCGCAGCCCCTGCCAGTGCGCGTGACCCGCGTCTGGATTTCTATCGCGGCATCGCGATGTTCATCATTCTGATCGCCCATATTCCCAACGATCCCTGGGCAAAGTGGATTCCTGCCCGCTTTGGGTACTCGGACGCAACCGAGATTTTTGTGTTCTGCTCGGGCATGGCCTCGGCCATTGCGTTTGGCGGGGCATTTCTGCGCAAGGGATGGTGGATGGGCACCGCCCGAGTGGCCTACCGCATCTGGCAGGTCTATTGGGCGCATATTGCCCTGTTCTTCTTTGTTGCAATGACAATGGCCGCGTTGGATCAGACCGGCGCGTTCGAGAAGACCTATGTCTCGTCGTTGAACCTTCAGCATTTCTTCAATGACCCGGCCCCGCAATTGGTCGGGATTTTCACACTGACCTATGTGCCGAACTACTTCGATATCCTGCCGATGTATCTGGTCGTACTGGCGCTGATGCCGCTTTATATGGCGCTCTACCGCGTCAGTTTCTGGCTGATGGCGGCAGTTTGCGTGGCCATCTGGTTCATCGCCCAAACCGGCGCGCTTGCCCTTCCCGCCGAACCCTGGTCCGAGCGCCAGTGGTTCTTCAACCCCTTCGGATGGCAATTGCTGTTTTTCACCGGCTTCGCCTTCATGCGCGGTTGGATTCCGGCCCCGCCCGTGTCGAAATCCTTGATCTGGGTGGCGATTGCCTTCGTCGTTTTGTCAGCCCCGTTCGGGTCATGGAAAGTCTTCACCTGGATCAACACGGCTGCACCCGAGCTTGGCGCAGTGATCCGCAAGGGCTGGCCCCTGACCGAAGAGCTGCGTGGCAAAACCGAGTTCGGCCTTCTTCGATATGTCCACTTTCTGTCGCTGGCCTATCTGGGATGGGTTGCAGCGGGCGAGCACGGCCACCGCCTGATCGCGACGGGTCATGGTGTGGGCGCACGCATCTGGCAATTCCTGCTGGCCGTTATCACCAAGGTCGGCCAGCAATCCCTTGCCGTTTTCGTGTTTTCCATGGCCGCGGCCCGGTTGATCGGCGTCGCGCTGGATCAGGCTGGGCGGGATGTCGCCACTGTCTTTATCGCCAACATGATTGGGTTTGCGATGATCATCGGCGTTGCCTATCTGGCAGCTTGGTTCAAGTCACAACCCTGGAAGTCGAAGAAATGA
- a CDS encoding DUF302 domain-containing protein, with translation MKAFIPLLCLIALPLWAQTAPDGWAVYPTRKPYAELVDATKAAIKENGLIVVTQAGPTKAAAARGISIPGNRVIGAFNNDYAVRVLETSVHAMIEAPIRFYITENKDGTANLSYKTPSFVFAPYVSEGGQNLMDIAAELDSTFQSIAERAVK, from the coding sequence ATGAAAGCCTTCATTCCCCTGCTCTGCCTGATCGCTTTACCTCTGTGGGCTCAGACTGCGCCCGATGGCTGGGCCGTATACCCAACCCGGAAACCGTATGCAGAACTGGTTGACGCAACCAAAGCCGCGATCAAGGAAAACGGGCTGATCGTCGTGACTCAGGCGGGCCCGACCAAAGCGGCGGCAGCACGTGGGATTTCGATTCCCGGAAATCGCGTGATCGGCGCTTTCAACAATGACTACGCCGTGCGGGTTCTGGAAACCTCGGTCCACGCGATGATCGAGGCCCCGATCCGGTTTTACATTACCGAGAACAAAGACGGGACGGCAAACCTGTCGTATAAAACCCCCAGTTTCGTCTTTGCGCCCTACGTCTCGGAAGGCGGTCAGAACCTGATGGATATTGCCGCCGAGCTTGACTCGACGTTTCAATCGATCGCTGAACGCGCAGTCAAATAG
- a CDS encoding tetratricopeptide repeat protein, translated as MKQDVFGQMNTLTQPAAVEAWNGVLLGFMAHAAVTPQHLGKVLELEPDFALGQAVKGLFMALLGRREMMAVAVEALAAANAAMERQPATERERLYVDALALYLAGQQAQAVQKFEAILRDHPQDTLAMKLSHATRFVLGDANGMRRSIERVMPAYKPDHPGRGYLLGCHSFALEETGAYEKAEIAGRQALWMVSDDAWGLHAVAHVHEMTGNAQLGLDWLAGREAAWAHCNNFRYHVWWHKALMHLDLGQVDQVMELYDNHIRKDKTDDYRDISNGTSLLMRLELEGVNVGNRWEELADLSAARTEDGCLIFADLHYLLALTGDNRADATAKMLNRMNKDATRADDDTTRRMADPGIAAAMGLEAFGDGHYGTAFDHLLAARDSMQLAGGSHAQRDVFERITIDSGLRAGRLDAVERILDDRRAKRAGGEDNYAIARRALIDAARDSGDVQSVPAE; from the coding sequence ATGAAACAAGACGTTTTCGGACAGATGAACACCCTGACCCAGCCGGCGGCAGTCGAAGCGTGGAATGGTGTTCTGCTTGGGTTCATGGCTCATGCCGCTGTCACGCCGCAGCACTTGGGCAAAGTGCTGGAACTCGAGCCCGACTTCGCGCTGGGTCAAGCGGTCAAAGGTCTGTTCATGGCGCTGCTTGGGCGGCGCGAGATGATGGCGGTTGCTGTCGAAGCGCTGGCTGCTGCCAACGCGGCGATGGAACGTCAACCTGCAACTGAACGCGAACGTCTCTACGTGGATGCGCTGGCCCTGTATCTGGCCGGACAACAGGCACAGGCGGTTCAGAAATTCGAAGCGATTCTGCGAGACCATCCGCAGGACACTCTGGCGATGAAACTAAGCCATGCGACCCGCTTCGTTCTGGGTGATGCAAACGGAATGCGCCGCTCGATCGAGCGGGTGATGCCCGCTTATAAGCCGGACCACCCCGGGCGCGGCTATCTGCTGGGATGTCATTCCTTCGCGCTGGAAGAAACAGGCGCTTATGAAAAAGCCGAAATCGCGGGCCGTCAGGCGCTGTGGATGGTGTCCGATGATGCCTGGGGCCTGCACGCGGTGGCCCATGTCCATGAGATGACGGGCAATGCGCAGCTGGGCCTAGACTGGCTGGCCGGGCGCGAGGCGGCCTGGGCCCACTGCAACAACTTCCGGTACCACGTGTGGTGGCACAAGGCACTGATGCATCTGGATCTGGGTCAGGTCGATCAGGTGATGGAACTGTATGACAACCATATCCGCAAGGACAAAACCGACGATTATCGTGACATCTCGAACGGTACTTCGCTGCTGATGCGGCTTGAACTTGAGGGCGTGAATGTCGGAAATCGCTGGGAAGAGCTGGCTGATCTAAGCGCCGCACGAACGGAAGACGGCTGCCTGATCTTTGCCGATCTGCACTATCTGCTGGCACTGACCGGTGACAATCGCGCCGATGCCACGGCCAAGATGCTGAACCGCATGAACAAGGATGCGACCCGCGCCGACGACGACACCACCCGCCGTATGGCAGACCCCGGTATCGCTGCGGCCATGGGCCTAGAGGCCTTTGGTGACGGCCACTATGGAACGGCGTTTGATCATCTGCTCGCGGCGCGCGATTCCATGCAACTGGCCGGTGGCAGCCACGCGCAACGTGATGTATTTGAACGCATTACCATTGATTCCGGCCTGCGCGCGGGTCGCCTGGACGCGGTGGAACGCATTCTGGATGACCGTCGCGCCAAGCGCGCCGGGGGCGAAGACAATTATGCCATCGCGCGTCGCGCCCTGATCGACGCGGCCCGCGACAGCGGTGACGTCCAAAGCGTCCCTGCCGAATAA